In Bacilli bacterium PM5-9, the genomic stretch TACTTAATGAACCTTTTTTATCAAACAAATATATGGTAAAATACTATTAGTCTTGAGTGAGAGGAAAGATATAATGGCTAGTGAAAATATTGAACAAGGATATTTTGAGGCAAATAAACCATCTATAATTGATTTATTCGCATTAGATAACAATATGAGCTATCAAAAAATAATTGATAATATTAATAAAAGATCAATTTTTTCAAATGTTAGTATTAGTGATATAAAAGATAATATTTTACATGTTAGAGTTACATATAAAGATGTTGATTTTAATATTTATTTAAAGATTATGGAAAACAGAAATAGTAAGTTAGAAGCAATTAATAAAGTTCTTGTTGATGATGAAACTATCAAAAGTGCAAATAATGCTAATTACTATATCAAGTCGTATGTAGATACTAAACATGACTATGTTAAAGCATATTATGCGCAAATAAAACTACTTGCAATCATTACTGATAATCCGTTGTTAATTGTTGATTGCACGCAGTGGTGTATTTATTCTGCAACATATATTAATCATTTTCTAAAATATAATATTGATATTATTGATTCTAATTTATTTAAAGTTAAATATACAAGTGATGGTTGTTTATATACTGAGGGATTAGAACGTTTTGGAATTAAAGATATAGAGATGAATGGAATTAGTGCACAGTATCAAAAAGCATGTGCTTCATTTCTTTCAAGATTATCACGATTCTTTATTGAAAATGGTCAAATGCCAAATACTTGCCAAACATATACTGAAGTATTTGAAAGTCCATTTTATGCCTGTCTAGTTGATATTGAGTTTGCTCTTAACGAATTAGAACATAAAGGATTAATTAATATGAAAAAAAGAGATAAGGCACTTAATACAAATCGTTTGTTTGTTAGTGTGCACTCTAATGATAAATTAAAATCATGGTATTCTAATGAAATTGAAGTTTTAGATTATCTAAAAAATAGTGTTGTTTATTATACATCACAAAAGCATTTTGAAGATGAAAAAAAATTAGCACAAGAAACAATTTTGGATGTAATCAATGTGCTAAGTGAATTAGATGATCAAGCTAATTTAATGATATTAGCAAGAAATGAAGAAATTTCAACTGATTGGTATTCATTTTATGAAATAAATGGCACTAAAATAACAATGACTACTAATGAAAAGGAATTGATTGTAGATGTGAAAGACATTATAAATTGGAATTATCGTGGAATTTCACCAT encodes the following:
- a CDS encoding uncharacterized protein YlaN (UPF0358 family) (product_source=COG4838; cath_funfam=3.30.300.100; cog=COG4838; superfamily=160363,64307,75445), whose translation is MASENIEQGYFEANKPSIIDLFALDNNMSYQKIIDNINKRSIFSNVSISDIKDNILHVRVTYKDVDFNIYLKIMENRNSKLEAINKVLVDDETIKSANNANYYIKSYVDTKHDYVKAYYAQIKLLAIITDNPLLIVDCTQWCIYSATYINHFLKYNIDIIDSNLFKVKYTSDGCLYTEGLERFGIKDIEMNGISAQYQKACASFLSRLSRFFIENGQMPNTCQTYTEVFESPFYACLVDIEFALNELEHKGLINMKKRDKALNTNRLFVSVHSNDKLKSWYSNEIEVLDYLKNSVVYYTSQKHFEDEKKLAQETILDVINVLSELDDQANLMILARNEEISTDWYSFYEINGTKITMTTNEKELIVDVKDIINWNYRGISPLYAYALEI